The Taeniopygia guttata chromosome 6, bTaeGut7.mat, whole genome shotgun sequence genome contains a region encoding:
- the MARVELD1 gene encoding MARVEL domain-containing protein 1 produces MARTAPPTVPPPPGPPARGSLSLHRAYLRSPLGLLRLGQLALGAAFWVTVAAHKYEGAAHFALFAAVLIWLLTLALFGLSLLGRWELVPWLGSRWLITNLVHDLALGVGLYTAATGIMGHKAKQRSFCNLPGYSQHCLYSAYLSASICGGITAFLYLFSGLYCLSRRCQDQRDII; encoded by the coding sequence ATGGCCCGCACGGCTCCCCCGACtgtgccgccgccgccggggccgccggcCCGCGGCTCTCTCAGCCTCCATCGCGCCTACCTGCGGAGCCCGCTGGGCCTGCTGCGCCTGGGGCAGCTGGCTCTGGGCGCTGCCTTCTGGGTGACGGTAGCGGCTCATAAGTACGAGGGGGCGGCCCACTTCGCTCTGTTTGCCGCCGTCCTCATCTGGCTGCTCACCCTGGCCCTCTTCGGGCTGAGCCTGCTGGGGCGCTGGGAGCTggtgccctggctgggctcccGCTGGCTCATCACCAACCTGGTGCACGACCTGGCACTGGGTGTGGGCCTCTACACAGCTGCCACTGGCATCATGGGTCACAAGGCCAAGCAGAGAAGCTTTTGCAACCTGCCGGGCTACAGTCAGCACTGTCTGTACAGTGCCTACCTGAGCGCCTCCATCTGCGGGGGCATCACGGCCTTCCTGTACCTCTTCTCCGGGCTCTATTGCCTGTCACGGCGTTGCCAGGACCAGCGAGACATCATCTGA
- the ZFYVE27 gene encoding protrudin isoform X3, with product MQPAERDGPAGGPEGAAGAAEGPPEPSPPKAAAAFDLLELVRSYRRLELYLEPLRDAAEGVRSLLRWQRPVCSLLVCLGLNFLLLTLGQAAWFSVLALLVAVPALLGYLQETSRARPSEPELVRRRYHSIRREDLRKVQLSRQEAIAQVKSLFYGVLLGTVCVLYLLPLCWVLAILNSTLFLGNTQFYQVIMELKASIEQCVGSKPLESTPEPAEPLPPAAAPDRTPTPTSAEDLTPGSVEEAEEAEPDEEFKDAIEENQLLVMEDDESSQCSADFDLSLPDNGFMSKNEVIRSKVSRLTERLRKRYPSNNFGNCTGCGATFSVLKKRRSCSNCGNSFCSRCCSFKVPKAVMGATAPEAQKETVFVCALCNQALIK from the exons ATGCAGCCGGCGGAGCGGGACGGGCCGGCAGGCGGCCCCGAAGGGGCGGCGGGAGCTGCTGAGGGCCCGCCGGAGCCGTCGCCGCCCAAGGCCGCCGCTGCTTTCGACCTGCTGGAGCTGGTGCGGAGCTACCGgcggctggagctgtacctggaGCCGCTGCGGGACGCCGCCGAGGGTGTCCGCTCCCTCCTCCG GTGGCAGCGGCCTGTGTGCTCTCTCCTGGTCTGCCTCGGCCTCAACTTCCTCCTGCTCACCCTCGGCCAAG CTGCCTGGTTCTCGGTGCTCGCCCTGCTGGTCGCGGTGCCGGCCCTGCTGGGTTACCTGCAGGAGACGAGCCGGGCCCGGCCCTCGGAGCCCGAGCTGGTGCGCAGGAGGTACCACAGCATCCGCAGGGAGGATCTGCGCAAGGTGCAGCTCTCGCGGCAGGAGGCCATCGCCCAGGTCAAGAGCTT GTTTTATGGAGTGCTACTGGGCACTGTCTGTGTCCTCTAcctgctgcccctctgctggGTCCTGGCCATCCTCAATAGCACCCTCTTTCTGGGCAACACCCAGTTCTACCAAG TGATAATGGAGCTCAAGGCCTCCATCGAGCAGTGTGTGGGCTCCAAACCCCTCGAGAGCACTCCAGAGCCTGCTGAACCCCTGccaccagctgctgccccagatcggacccccacccccaccagtgcagag GACCTTACTCCTGGCAGTGtggaggaagcagaggaggCAGAACCTGATGAAGAGTTCAAAGATGCAATTGAG GAGAACCAGCTGCTGGTCATG gagGATGATGAAAGCTCTCAGTGCTCAGCAGATTTTGACCTCAGCCTCCCAGACAATGGTTTTATGAGCAAAAATGAGGTGATCCGCAGCAAGGTGTCCCGCCTGACCGAGCGCCTGCGCAAGCGCTACCCCAGCAACAACTTTG GGAACTGCACGGGCTGTGGTGCCACCTTCTCTGTGCTCAAGAAGAGG CGGAGCTGCAGTAACTGTGGGAACAGCTTCTGCTCCAGGTGTTGTTCCTTCAAAGTCCCCAAGGCTGTGATGGGAGCCACAG CCCCAGAGGCTCAGAAGGAGACAGTGTTCGTGTGCGCGCTCTGCAACCAGGCACTCATCAAGTGA
- the ZFYVE27 gene encoding protrudin isoform X1 codes for MQPAERDGPAGGPEGAAGAAEGPPEPSPPKAAAAFDLLELVRSYRRLELYLEPLRDAAEGVRSLLRWQRPVCSLLVCLGLNFLLLTLGQAAWFSVLALLVAVPALLGYLQETSRARPSEPELVRRRYHSIRREDLRKVQLSRQEAIAQVKSFLIQLEGFLNGMCCSCEAVYRVLYWENPTVSSQFYGVLLGTVCVLYLLPLCWVLAILNSTLFLGNTQFYQVIMELKASIEQCVGSKPLESTPEPAEPLPPAAAPDRTPTPTSAEDLTPGSVEEAEEAEPDEEFKDAIEENQLLVMEDDESSQCSADFDLSLPDNGFMSKNEVIRSKVSRLTERLRKRYPSNNFGNCTGCGATFSVLKKRRSCSNCGNSFCSRCCSFKVPKAVMGATAPEAQKETVFVCALCNQALIK; via the exons ATGCAGCCGGCGGAGCGGGACGGGCCGGCAGGCGGCCCCGAAGGGGCGGCGGGAGCTGCTGAGGGCCCGCCGGAGCCGTCGCCGCCCAAGGCCGCCGCTGCTTTCGACCTGCTGGAGCTGGTGCGGAGCTACCGgcggctggagctgtacctggaGCCGCTGCGGGACGCCGCCGAGGGTGTCCGCTCCCTCCTCCG GTGGCAGCGGCCTGTGTGCTCTCTCCTGGTCTGCCTCGGCCTCAACTTCCTCCTGCTCACCCTCGGCCAAG CTGCCTGGTTCTCGGTGCTCGCCCTGCTGGTCGCGGTGCCGGCCCTGCTGGGTTACCTGCAGGAGACGAGCCGGGCCCGGCCCTCGGAGCCCGAGCTGGTGCGCAGGAGGTACCACAGCATCCGCAGGGAGGATCTGCGCAAGGTGCAGCTCTCGCGGCAGGAGGCCATCGCCCAGGTCAAGAGCTT CCTGATCCAGCTGGAGGGGTTTCTGAAcgggatgtgctgcagctgtgaggCAGTGTACCGTGTGCTGTACTGGGAGAACCCCACTGTCTCTTCCCA GTTTTATGGAGTGCTACTGGGCACTGTCTGTGTCCTCTAcctgctgcccctctgctggGTCCTGGCCATCCTCAATAGCACCCTCTTTCTGGGCAACACCCAGTTCTACCAAG TGATAATGGAGCTCAAGGCCTCCATCGAGCAGTGTGTGGGCTCCAAACCCCTCGAGAGCACTCCAGAGCCTGCTGAACCCCTGccaccagctgctgccccagatcggacccccacccccaccagtgcagag GACCTTACTCCTGGCAGTGtggaggaagcagaggaggCAGAACCTGATGAAGAGTTCAAAGATGCAATTGAG GAGAACCAGCTGCTGGTCATG gagGATGATGAAAGCTCTCAGTGCTCAGCAGATTTTGACCTCAGCCTCCCAGACAATGGTTTTATGAGCAAAAATGAGGTGATCCGCAGCAAGGTGTCCCGCCTGACCGAGCGCCTGCGCAAGCGCTACCCCAGCAACAACTTTG GGAACTGCACGGGCTGTGGTGCCACCTTCTCTGTGCTCAAGAAGAGG CGGAGCTGCAGTAACTGTGGGAACAGCTTCTGCTCCAGGTGTTGTTCCTTCAAAGTCCCCAAGGCTGTGATGGGAGCCACAG CCCCAGAGGCTCAGAAGGAGACAGTGTTCGTGTGCGCGCTCTGCAACCAGGCACTCATCAAGTGA
- the ZFYVE27 gene encoding protrudin isoform X4, which produces MQPAERDGPAGGPEGAAGAAEGPPEPSPPKAAAAFDLLELVRSYRRLELYLEPLRDAAEGVRSLLRWQRPVCSLLVCLGLNFLLLTLGQAAWFSVLALLVAVPALLGYLQETSRARPSEPELVRRRYHSIRREDLRKVQLSRQEAIAQVKSLFYGVLLGTVCVLYLLPLCWVLAILNSTLFLGNTQFYQVIMELKASIEQCVGSKPLESTPEPAEPLPPAAAPDRTPTPTSAEDLTPGSVEEAEEAEPDEEFKDAIEEDDESSQCSADFDLSLPDNGFMSKNEVIRSKVSRLTERLRKRYPSNNFGNCTGCGATFSVLKKRRSCSNCGNSFCSRCCSFKVPKAVMGATAPEAQKETVFVCALCNQALIK; this is translated from the exons ATGCAGCCGGCGGAGCGGGACGGGCCGGCAGGCGGCCCCGAAGGGGCGGCGGGAGCTGCTGAGGGCCCGCCGGAGCCGTCGCCGCCCAAGGCCGCCGCTGCTTTCGACCTGCTGGAGCTGGTGCGGAGCTACCGgcggctggagctgtacctggaGCCGCTGCGGGACGCCGCCGAGGGTGTCCGCTCCCTCCTCCG GTGGCAGCGGCCTGTGTGCTCTCTCCTGGTCTGCCTCGGCCTCAACTTCCTCCTGCTCACCCTCGGCCAAG CTGCCTGGTTCTCGGTGCTCGCCCTGCTGGTCGCGGTGCCGGCCCTGCTGGGTTACCTGCAGGAGACGAGCCGGGCCCGGCCCTCGGAGCCCGAGCTGGTGCGCAGGAGGTACCACAGCATCCGCAGGGAGGATCTGCGCAAGGTGCAGCTCTCGCGGCAGGAGGCCATCGCCCAGGTCAAGAGCTT GTTTTATGGAGTGCTACTGGGCACTGTCTGTGTCCTCTAcctgctgcccctctgctggGTCCTGGCCATCCTCAATAGCACCCTCTTTCTGGGCAACACCCAGTTCTACCAAG TGATAATGGAGCTCAAGGCCTCCATCGAGCAGTGTGTGGGCTCCAAACCCCTCGAGAGCACTCCAGAGCCTGCTGAACCCCTGccaccagctgctgccccagatcggacccccacccccaccagtgcagag GACCTTACTCCTGGCAGTGtggaggaagcagaggaggCAGAACCTGATGAAGAGTTCAAAGATGCAATTGAG gagGATGATGAAAGCTCTCAGTGCTCAGCAGATTTTGACCTCAGCCTCCCAGACAATGGTTTTATGAGCAAAAATGAGGTGATCCGCAGCAAGGTGTCCCGCCTGACCGAGCGCCTGCGCAAGCGCTACCCCAGCAACAACTTTG GGAACTGCACGGGCTGTGGTGCCACCTTCTCTGTGCTCAAGAAGAGG CGGAGCTGCAGTAACTGTGGGAACAGCTTCTGCTCCAGGTGTTGTTCCTTCAAAGTCCCCAAGGCTGTGATGGGAGCCACAG CCCCAGAGGCTCAGAAGGAGACAGTGTTCGTGTGCGCGCTCTGCAACCAGGCACTCATCAAGTGA
- the ZFYVE27 gene encoding protrudin isoform X2, with protein MQPAERDGPAGGPEGAAGAAEGPPEPSPPKAAAAFDLLELVRSYRRLELYLEPLRDAAEGVRSLLRWQRPVCSLLVCLGLNFLLLTLGQAAWFSVLALLVAVPALLGYLQETSRARPSEPELVRRRYHSIRREDLRKVQLSRQEAIAQVKSFLIQLEGFLNGMCCSCEAVYRVLYWENPTVSSQFYGVLLGTVCVLYLLPLCWVLAILNSTLFLGNTQFYQVIMELKASIEQCVGSKPLESTPEPAEPLPPAAAPDRTPTPTSAEDLTPGSVEEAEEAEPDEEFKDAIEEDDESSQCSADFDLSLPDNGFMSKNEVIRSKVSRLTERLRKRYPSNNFGNCTGCGATFSVLKKRRSCSNCGNSFCSRCCSFKVPKAVMGATAPEAQKETVFVCALCNQALIK; from the exons ATGCAGCCGGCGGAGCGGGACGGGCCGGCAGGCGGCCCCGAAGGGGCGGCGGGAGCTGCTGAGGGCCCGCCGGAGCCGTCGCCGCCCAAGGCCGCCGCTGCTTTCGACCTGCTGGAGCTGGTGCGGAGCTACCGgcggctggagctgtacctggaGCCGCTGCGGGACGCCGCCGAGGGTGTCCGCTCCCTCCTCCG GTGGCAGCGGCCTGTGTGCTCTCTCCTGGTCTGCCTCGGCCTCAACTTCCTCCTGCTCACCCTCGGCCAAG CTGCCTGGTTCTCGGTGCTCGCCCTGCTGGTCGCGGTGCCGGCCCTGCTGGGTTACCTGCAGGAGACGAGCCGGGCCCGGCCCTCGGAGCCCGAGCTGGTGCGCAGGAGGTACCACAGCATCCGCAGGGAGGATCTGCGCAAGGTGCAGCTCTCGCGGCAGGAGGCCATCGCCCAGGTCAAGAGCTT CCTGATCCAGCTGGAGGGGTTTCTGAAcgggatgtgctgcagctgtgaggCAGTGTACCGTGTGCTGTACTGGGAGAACCCCACTGTCTCTTCCCA GTTTTATGGAGTGCTACTGGGCACTGTCTGTGTCCTCTAcctgctgcccctctgctggGTCCTGGCCATCCTCAATAGCACCCTCTTTCTGGGCAACACCCAGTTCTACCAAG TGATAATGGAGCTCAAGGCCTCCATCGAGCAGTGTGTGGGCTCCAAACCCCTCGAGAGCACTCCAGAGCCTGCTGAACCCCTGccaccagctgctgccccagatcggacccccacccccaccagtgcagag GACCTTACTCCTGGCAGTGtggaggaagcagaggaggCAGAACCTGATGAAGAGTTCAAAGATGCAATTGAG gagGATGATGAAAGCTCTCAGTGCTCAGCAGATTTTGACCTCAGCCTCCCAGACAATGGTTTTATGAGCAAAAATGAGGTGATCCGCAGCAAGGTGTCCCGCCTGACCGAGCGCCTGCGCAAGCGCTACCCCAGCAACAACTTTG GGAACTGCACGGGCTGTGGTGCCACCTTCTCTGTGCTCAAGAAGAGG CGGAGCTGCAGTAACTGTGGGAACAGCTTCTGCTCCAGGTGTTGTTCCTTCAAAGTCCCCAAGGCTGTGATGGGAGCCACAG CCCCAGAGGCTCAGAAGGAGACAGTGTTCGTGTGCGCGCTCTGCAACCAGGCACTCATCAAGTGA